A single genomic interval of Phycisphaerae bacterium harbors:
- a CDS encoding homoserine O-acetyltransferase gives MNADTSPDKLAGSVGIVRTQTVRLFEPPDVLHLECGRTLGPIDVAYETYGRLNESRSNAVLICHALSGDAHVAGYHSPNDRKPGWWDIMIGPGKGIDTNKYFVICSNVLGGCRGTTGPSSINPKTGKPWGMDFPVITIEDMVKVQKKLIDYLEIKKLLAVIGGSMGGMQVLEWAVRYPDAVAGVVPAATTARLSAQAIAFDAVGRQAILADPHFADGQYHSGPGPDNGLAIARMVGHITYLSEQGMHAKFGRELRHRANYSYDLESNDFAVETYLDHQGQAFVERFDANSYLYITKAIDYYDLQAGHESLKDALKDVKARFLVISYSSDWLFTPRQSRQIVDALLANDKDVSYSEINSPYGHDAFLLETEVLGRLISGFLADLSGRPIIADRGDVEPYRQRPVVETAWAHHRIDYDRIEEMIEPGSRVLDVGCGSGALLSRLMRHKNIRGLGIEVEQDNICECVEGGIPVVDLDVETELSGFATKSYDYVVLSQTLQTLNRPELVLREILRIGRRCIVSFPNFVQWRPILQMLLTGRTPVTQNLPFQWYNTPNRHYLTIRDFQAYCRDNHIQVLRMIPLAEGRRDPVRFLPSVRAAEAIFVISKRD, from the coding sequence ATGAACGCTGACACCTCGCCCGACAAGCTTGCCGGCTCCGTCGGCATTGTCCGGACGCAGACGGTGAGGCTCTTTGAGCCCCCTGACGTCCTGCACTTGGAGTGCGGGCGGACCCTGGGGCCGATCGACGTGGCCTACGAGACCTACGGCCGGCTCAACGAGTCGCGGAGCAACGCGGTTCTGATCTGTCACGCTCTCTCGGGCGATGCTCACGTGGCCGGGTACCATAGTCCCAACGACCGCAAGCCCGGCTGGTGGGACATCATGATCGGTCCGGGCAAGGGCATCGACACGAACAAGTATTTTGTGATCTGCTCGAACGTTTTGGGCGGGTGCCGGGGGACGACCGGCCCGTCGAGCATCAATCCGAAGACCGGCAAACCCTGGGGTATGGACTTTCCGGTGATCACCATCGAGGACATGGTCAAAGTCCAGAAGAAGCTGATCGATTACCTGGAAATCAAGAAGCTGCTGGCGGTCATCGGGGGGTCGATGGGCGGGATGCAGGTGCTGGAATGGGCCGTGCGGTACCCGGACGCCGTCGCCGGCGTTGTTCCGGCGGCGACCACCGCCCGGCTCAGCGCCCAGGCGATCGCGTTTGACGCCGTTGGCCGGCAAGCGATTCTCGCTGACCCCCACTTTGCCGACGGCCAGTACCATAGCGGCCCCGGTCCGGACAACGGCCTGGCGATCGCCCGCATGGTCGGGCACATCACCTATTTGTCCGAGCAGGGCATGCACGCCAAGTTCGGCCGCGAGTTGCGTCATCGTGCCAACTACAGCTACGACCTGGAAAGCAACGATTTCGCCGTCGAAACGTATCTCGACCACCAAGGACAGGCATTCGTCGAGCGATTCGACGCCAACAGCTACCTGTACATCACCAAGGCGATCGACTACTACGACCTTCAGGCGGGCCACGAGTCGCTGAAAGACGCTCTCAAGGACGTGAAGGCCCGGTTTCTGGTCATCAGCTACTCGAGCGACTGGTTATTCACCCCTCGGCAATCGCGGCAGATCGTCGACGCCCTGCTGGCCAACGACAAGGATGTGTCGTACTCGGAGATCAACTCGCCCTACGGGCACGATGCGTTCCTGCTGGAGACGGAAGTTCTGGGCCGATTGATCAGCGGTTTCCTGGCGGATTTGTCAGGACGGCCCATCATTGCTGACAGAGGCGACGTCGAGCCGTATCGCCAGCGGCCGGTGGTCGAGACGGCCTGGGCGCACCACCGAATCGACTACGATCGCATTGAAGAGATGATCGAACCGGGCAGCCGGGTGTTGGACGTAGGCTGCGGATCAGGCGCTCTGCTCAGTCGCCTGATGCGGCACAAGAACATCCGCGGGCTGGGCATCGAGGTTGAGCAGGACAACATCTGTGAATGCGTCGAGGGGGGCATCCCGGTCGTGGACCTCGACGTTGAGACGGAGCTCTCCGGGTTTGCGACCAAGTCCTACGATTACGTGGTATTGTCGCAGACCTTGCAAACGTTGAACCGGCCGGAACTGGTGCTGCGGGAAATCCTCCGGATCGGGCGGCGATGCATCGTGAGTTTCCCCAATTTCGTTCAGTGGCGGCCGATCCTTCAGATGCTTCTGACCGGCCGCACGCCCGTCACGCAGAACCTGCCTTTCCAGTGGTACAATACCCCGAACCGGCACTACCTGACCATTCGCGATTTTCAGGCCTACTGCCGCGACAACCACATCCAGGTGCTGCGCATGATCCCGCTGGCCGAGGGCCGTCGCGACCCGGTCCGCTTCCTCCCCAGCGTCCGGGCGGCCGAGGCGATTTTCGTGATCAGCAAGCGCGACTGA
- a CDS encoding carbon-nitrogen hydrolase family protein, with the protein MFSMPRQCVTHQVICATGWTIVWISLAFVWTASAVVAEQPAATSRPASQPSELVVALLQMAPAGSDREANLTKADRFCRDAAARGADIALMPEMWSVGYCGFDQKQPGAREAFQAMAVGTGSPWVQHFSRLARELRMAIAVTYLQAWDGAPRNAVTLFDRHGKEMFTYAKVHTCDFAPMEASTTPGTDFYVAEMDTRVGSVKVGAMICFDREQPESARILMLKGAELILVPNACELEELRLDQFKIRAWENVLDVAMANYPKPNNNGHSVAYDSSGKCRVIADEQEGLHLASFDLAQLRKARSESIWGGAYRRPHRYRQLLSLEQEDIWHRNDAFGKPFDPSQR; encoded by the coding sequence ATGTTCAGCATGCCAAGACAGTGCGTGACACATCAGGTGATCTGTGCCACCGGATGGACCATCGTTTGGATCTCCCTCGCGTTCGTGTGGACAGCTTCCGCCGTGGTCGCCGAGCAGCCGGCGGCAACGAGCCGACCCGCCTCGCAGCCTTCTGAACTCGTCGTGGCTCTTCTGCAGATGGCCCCGGCAGGCAGCGATCGGGAAGCCAATCTCACCAAGGCGGACCGCTTTTGCCGTGACGCGGCAGCCCGAGGTGCTGACATCGCACTGATGCCGGAGATGTGGAGCGTCGGATACTGCGGGTTCGACCAGAAGCAGCCCGGTGCCCGCGAAGCGTTCCAGGCCATGGCCGTGGGCACGGGCAGCCCTTGGGTACAGCATTTCTCAAGGTTGGCCAGAGAACTTCGCATGGCCATCGCGGTCACGTACCTGCAGGCATGGGACGGTGCCCCGCGGAACGCGGTCACCCTGTTCGATCGCCACGGCAAGGAGATGTTCACCTATGCCAAGGTTCACACCTGTGATTTTGCCCCCATGGAAGCTTCGACGACGCCGGGAACGGACTTCTATGTGGCCGAGATGGACACGCGGGTCGGTTCGGTCAAAGTGGGAGCAATGATCTGCTTCGACCGCGAGCAACCGGAGAGTGCCCGCATCCTTATGTTGAAGGGGGCCGAGCTGATCCTGGTGCCCAACGCATGCGAGCTTGAGGAACTCAGGCTGGATCAGTTCAAGATACGCGCATGGGAGAACGTGCTGGACGTGGCCATGGCGAACTACCCGAAACCCAACAACAACGGTCACTCCGTCGCCTATGACTCGTCGGGCAAGTGCCGGGTCATTGCCGATGAACAAGAAGGGCTCCACCTGGCCTCGTTCGACCTTGCCCAACTGCGCAAAGCACGCTCTGAATCGATCTGGGGCGGCGCCTACCGTCGCCCGCACCGGTACCGGCAACTTCTGTCCCTGGAACAGGAGGACATCTGGCACCGCAATGACGCCTTCGGCAAGCCGTTTGATCCATCACAGCGATAG
- a CDS encoding MoxR family ATPase: protein MISESTDVHLAREKVESFTERVQAIRESLHQVVVGQDVTIDLLLTCVLTGSHALLVGVPGLAKTLMVKALASAFRWKFKRVQFTPDLMPSDITGYELLSRDEQTGQPRMTFRPGPVFANLLLADEINRAAPKTQSALLEAMAEKHVTVGGETHELAEPFLVVATQNPIEQEGTYPLPEAQLDRFMMEIHIDYPTPEQEEEIVEKTTGGTPPLPEAAFDRAEFLELRDLVLSVPAPKSVVRYAVRLCGASRPADPRADSYAKDYIAWGAGPRGPQNLMWAAKARALLEGRTAPIIEDIRALALPILRHRIIPNHRAVGDGVNSERIIHHLLETVAH, encoded by the coding sequence ATGATTTCAGAAAGCACCGATGTGCATCTGGCGCGGGAGAAGGTCGAATCGTTCACTGAGCGGGTTCAGGCGATCCGAGAGAGCCTGCACCAGGTGGTCGTAGGTCAGGACGTGACCATCGACCTGCTGTTAACCTGCGTCCTGACCGGCTCGCACGCTCTGCTGGTCGGCGTACCGGGACTTGCTAAGACCTTGATGGTCAAGGCCTTAGCGTCGGCCTTCCGGTGGAAGTTCAAGAGGGTGCAGTTCACGCCCGACCTGATGCCCTCGGACATCACGGGCTATGAGCTGCTCAGCCGCGACGAGCAAACCGGCCAGCCAAGGATGACCTTCCGCCCAGGGCCGGTCTTCGCCAATCTGCTGCTGGCCGACGAGATTAACCGGGCCGCCCCGAAAACCCAATCGGCTTTGCTGGAAGCGATGGCGGAGAAACACGTTACCGTCGGGGGAGAAACGCACGAGCTGGCCGAGCCGTTCCTGGTGGTGGCCACGCAGAACCCCATCGAGCAGGAAGGCACCTACCCGCTACCGGAAGCCCAACTCGATCGCTTCATGATGGAGATCCACATCGATTATCCGACTCCCGAGCAGGAGGAGGAAATCGTTGAGAAAACCACCGGCGGAACGCCGCCTCTGCCGGAGGCGGCGTTTGACCGAGCTGAGTTTCTGGAGCTTCGCGATCTGGTGCTGTCAGTACCTGCTCCCAAGAGCGTCGTCCGCTATGCGGTTCGGCTGTGCGGCGCGAGCCGGCCTGCAGACCCTCGGGCGGATTCATACGCGAAGGATTACATCGCCTGGGGCGCCGGTCCGCGAGGCCCTCAGAATCTGATGTGGGCGGCCAAGGCCCGTGCGCTGCTGGAAGGGCGTACGGCACCGATCATCGAGGACATCCGAGCACTGGCCCTGCCGATCCTGCGACACCGAATTATTCCGAACCATCGGGCGGTCGGCGACGGCGTCAACTCGGAAAGAATCATTCACCACCTGCTGGAAACCGTTGCTCACTGA